One part of the Arthrobacter sp. EM1 genome encodes these proteins:
- a CDS encoding SDR family oxidoreductase has product MSDPQLDGAGQPARTVLITGAAGGLGRAFALGFGRRGYRVAVADVNLDGAQETARLVLATGADAVALHADVTSVGSTEALAKSCADFGSGSIDVVLNNAAVYAGVTRSPFEDIDPAEWDLVMNVNLKGPWLVTRAASPYLPEGGRVINLSSATVFSGSEQWLHYVASKGGVVALTRVMAKELGRRGITVNAIAPGFTLTEASYGLMADAENYGVDRGAIKRASQPEDIVGAALFLAGPDSSYYTGQTMVVDGGRQFI; this is encoded by the coding sequence ATGTCTGATCCGCAGTTGGACGGTGCGGGGCAGCCTGCCCGCACCGTCCTGATCACCGGTGCCGCCGGCGGGCTCGGCCGGGCGTTCGCGCTCGGCTTCGGCCGCCGCGGCTACCGCGTGGCGGTGGCGGACGTAAACCTCGACGGTGCACAGGAAACTGCCAGGCTGGTTCTGGCTACCGGTGCCGATGCCGTCGCCCTCCACGCCGACGTCACCAGCGTCGGCTCCACCGAGGCGCTGGCGAAAAGCTGCGCGGATTTCGGCAGCGGAAGCATCGACGTTGTGCTCAACAACGCCGCGGTATACGCCGGAGTGACCCGCAGCCCGTTCGAGGACATCGACCCGGCCGAATGGGACCTGGTGATGAACGTCAACCTCAAGGGCCCGTGGCTCGTCACGAGGGCCGCGAGCCCGTACCTGCCCGAGGGCGGGCGCGTCATCAACCTCTCCAGCGCCACCGTTTTCAGTGGCTCGGAGCAGTGGCTGCACTACGTCGCCTCCAAAGGCGGCGTGGTGGCCCTAACCCGGGTGATGGCCAAGGAACTGGGCCGGCGGGGAATCACGGTCAATGCGATCGCCCCGGGCTTCACCCTGACCGAAGCAAGCTACGGGCTGATGGCGGACGCCGAAAACTACGGTGTGGACCGGGGCGCCATCAAGCGGGCCAGCCAGCCGGAGGACATCGTGGGCGCGGCCCTTTTCCTGGCCGGTCCGGACAGTTCCTACTACACCGGCCAGACCATGGTGGTCGACGGCGGCCGCCAGTTCATCTGA
- a CDS encoding 2Fe-2S iron-sulfur cluster-binding protein produces the protein MPTVHFTDAAGAVRDVQGNAGDSVMETAVRNGVTGIVAECGGSLSCATCHVFVREDCLSQLPAMEDMEDEMLYGTAVDRADNSRLSCQLRLTDELELFVTTPETQV, from the coding sequence ATGCCAACGGTTCATTTCACCGACGCCGCGGGCGCAGTCCGCGACGTCCAGGGCAACGCCGGCGACTCGGTCATGGAGACCGCAGTGCGCAACGGCGTCACCGGCATCGTGGCCGAGTGCGGCGGTTCGCTCTCCTGCGCCACCTGCCACGTTTTTGTCCGGGAGGACTGCCTCTCGCAGCTTCCGGCCATGGAGGACATGGAAGACGAGATGCTTTACGGCACCGCTGTGGACCGTGCGGACAACTCGCGCCTGTCCTGCCAGCTCCGCCTCACCGATGAGCTCGAACTGTTCGTCACTACCCCGGAAACGCAGGTGTAG
- a CDS encoding FAD-dependent oxidoreductase gives MGTHVAAAQQASAGTAGAAGTETESPTRTGLLIIGASQSGVQLAVSLRALGFEEHITLLGDEDHRPYQRPALSKEFLQGTVGSESLIFRSNDYWAEHNVELVKAEYIVRIDKDADGSGVAYSTSGRQFPFKRLALTVGARARKLKIAGGDLEGVLYLRNADDALALKARVGDAQDVVVIGGGFIGLEAASSLQKMGKNVTVLEFGPRLVGRAVGAETAEYFLQAHRARGLDIRLNTSAKRFTAAAGNAGAVAVAGVELQDGTVLPAQIVLVGIGVSPNTQLAEQLGLAVDNGIVVDRFALASDGTTVAIGDCANMPNPVPGSEPGERIRLESVNNAIEHAKVAAYSLTGRREEYAGIPWFWSNQAELKLQIAGLCNGYDQTVLRPDRERGKFSVLYYRLGQVIAADCVNAPLDFMAVKNALAQGRNIPAGAAADPTTPLKTITTDS, from the coding sequence ATGGGCACCCATGTTGCCGCGGCGCAGCAGGCGTCCGCCGGAACCGCCGGCGCAGCCGGTACCGAAACTGAGAGCCCGACCCGCACCGGCCTGCTGATCATCGGCGCCAGCCAGTCCGGCGTCCAGCTCGCGGTATCGCTCCGGGCGCTCGGTTTCGAGGAACACATCACCCTGCTCGGCGATGAGGACCACCGGCCCTACCAGCGCCCGGCCCTGTCCAAGGAGTTCCTGCAGGGCACGGTGGGGAGCGAATCCCTTATCTTCCGCTCCAACGACTACTGGGCCGAGCACAACGTGGAGCTGGTCAAAGCCGAATACATTGTCAGGATTGACAAGGACGCCGACGGCTCCGGCGTCGCGTATTCCACCTCGGGCAGGCAATTCCCCTTTAAGCGCCTCGCCCTCACCGTGGGCGCCCGCGCCCGGAAACTGAAAATAGCCGGCGGCGACCTCGAGGGCGTGCTCTATCTGCGCAACGCCGACGACGCGCTGGCGCTCAAGGCCCGGGTGGGGGACGCGCAGGATGTTGTGGTGATCGGCGGCGGGTTCATCGGCCTCGAAGCTGCGTCGAGCCTGCAAAAAATGGGCAAAAACGTCACCGTGCTGGAATTCGGCCCGCGGCTGGTGGGCCGCGCCGTCGGCGCGGAAACCGCCGAGTACTTCCTGCAGGCGCACCGCGCCCGCGGCCTGGACATCCGGCTCAATACAAGCGCCAAACGCTTCACCGCAGCCGCAGGCAACGCAGGCGCCGTCGCCGTCGCCGGCGTCGAGCTCCAGGACGGCACGGTGTTGCCGGCGCAGATCGTGCTGGTCGGCATCGGCGTCAGCCCCAACACCCAACTCGCAGAACAGCTTGGCCTCGCCGTGGACAACGGGATCGTTGTGGACCGTTTCGCGCTGGCATCGGACGGCACCACGGTGGCGATCGGTGACTGCGCCAACATGCCCAACCCCGTGCCCGGCTCGGAACCGGGTGAGCGGATTCGGCTGGAAAGCGTGAACAATGCGATTGAACACGCCAAGGTGGCCGCCTACTCGCTCACCGGCAGGCGCGAGGAATACGCCGGCATCCCGTGGTTCTGGTCCAACCAGGCCGAGCTGAAACTCCAGATCGCCGGGCTCTGCAACGGCTACGACCAGACGGTGCTGCGGCCGGACAGGGAACGCGGCAAATTCAGCGTTCTCTACTACCGCCTGGGCCAGGTCATCGCCGCGGACTGCGTTAATGCTCCGCTGGACTTTATGGCCGTCAAAAACGCCCTTGCCCAAGGGCGCAACATCCCCGCCGGCGCCGCTGCCGACCCAACTACGCCCCTCAAAACGATCACCACGGACAGCTAG
- a CDS encoding HD domain-containing protein, translated as MTAPHTSAAATGAANPVSENPAGTSPAAVDSAAAEFAAAYPVRPVPAPGPVDTAPIATTPAALGDLDGLWRTVVHETRTRGNDIHLPISLAFAERLCRAYPNADAELVRVATLLHDTGWAHVDESRIISEGFAGDWRKAAIRYEHEKQGCEVARRVLPGLGYNTEFIDRVCEIIDGHDTRPVAKSLEDALMRDADRLWRFDQAGVALASSWFKLDPATYTDRLAAEIVPELITQAAHDMASADLDRSNALLKTAVIR; from the coding sequence ATGACTGCCCCCCACACCTCGGCTGCCGCCACCGGCGCCGCGAACCCGGTTTCCGAAAATCCGGCTGGAACCAGTCCCGCGGCTGTTGATTCCGCGGCTGCGGAGTTCGCAGCCGCATACCCCGTCCGGCCGGTCCCGGCGCCGGGACCGGTAGACACCGCCCCGATCGCCACCACCCCGGCAGCGCTCGGGGATCTCGACGGGCTCTGGCGCACCGTAGTGCACGAGACGCGTACCCGCGGCAATGACATCCACCTGCCGATCTCCCTCGCCTTCGCCGAAAGACTCTGCCGGGCCTACCCCAACGCTGACGCTGAACTGGTCCGGGTGGCCACCCTGCTGCACGATACCGGCTGGGCCCACGTGGATGAGTCCCGCATCATCTCAGAGGGTTTCGCGGGGGATTGGCGCAAGGCCGCCATTCGCTACGAACACGAGAAGCAGGGCTGCGAGGTCGCCCGGCGGGTGCTCCCGGGCCTGGGCTATAACACCGAGTTCATTGACCGCGTGTGCGAGATCATCGACGGCCACGACACCCGCCCGGTAGCCAAGTCGCTGGAGGACGCGTTGATGCGCGACGCAGACCGGCTGTGGCGCTTCGACCAGGCCGGGGTTGCCTTGGCCTCGTCCTGGTTCAAGCTGGACCCCGCTACCTACACCGACCGCCTGGCCGCGGAAATAGTGCCCGAACTCATCACCCAGGCCGCCCACGACATGGCCAGCGCCGACCTGGACCGCTCCAATGCCCTGCTGAAGACGGCAGTCATCCGATGA
- a CDS encoding aldehyde dehydrogenase family protein: MTAATHNSPALALRAALQLPYTHVDNIFVDGAWRSAGGTGRNPVTDPATGEVWGSVPDGTAADVDSAVESARTAFDGGEWPRLAPSDRAAYLLRIAEEVEKRAGELSLTNTRENGSPVSESAGAAANAAGIFRYFAGLAGYLEREDVRAFPLGGGESVVRREPIGVCALIAPWNFPINLVVIKLAPALLAGCTVVIKPASPTPLSLRVIFDAIAAAGVPAGVVNLVTGSGRLGDALVKHPGVDKVAFTGSTPVGRKIAAACGELLRPVTLELGGKSSAIVLPDADLEEMSKVLIRSSMRNTGQTCYISTRILAPASRYEEVVAMVTSTIAAGKQGDPLDPDTVFGPCATESQYRTVLEFVESGLAEGARATTGGRRAALGGGLEGGYFVEPTVFADVTPDMRISREEIFGPVICILKYNDAGGSVDEAVALANNTEFGLGGLVFGRDQEAALAVADRMDTGSVGINFFASNHAAPFGGRHDSGLGTEYGVEGLTAYLSYKSIHRKA, from the coding sequence ATGACTGCCGCCACACACAACAGCCCTGCCCTGGCCCTCCGCGCCGCCCTTCAGCTGCCGTACACGCACGTTGACAACATCTTCGTCGACGGCGCCTGGAGGTCCGCGGGCGGCACCGGCCGCAACCCCGTCACCGACCCCGCCACCGGCGAAGTATGGGGCTCCGTCCCGGACGGAACCGCCGCGGACGTCGACTCCGCCGTCGAGTCCGCACGCACGGCCTTCGATGGCGGGGAGTGGCCGCGGCTGGCACCCTCGGACCGCGCTGCGTACCTGCTGCGCATTGCCGAAGAGGTAGAGAAGCGCGCCGGGGAACTGTCGCTGACCAACACCCGCGAGAACGGTTCTCCGGTCTCGGAGTCCGCCGGGGCGGCGGCCAACGCCGCGGGCATCTTTCGCTACTTCGCAGGCCTGGCCGGCTACCTTGAGCGGGAGGACGTGCGGGCTTTCCCCCTGGGCGGCGGCGAATCCGTAGTCCGGCGCGAACCGATCGGCGTCTGCGCCTTGATCGCGCCCTGGAACTTCCCGATCAACCTTGTGGTGATCAAGCTCGCCCCGGCGCTGCTGGCCGGCTGCACCGTGGTGATCAAGCCGGCGTCGCCCACCCCGCTGTCGCTCCGGGTGATCTTCGATGCGATCGCAGCGGCTGGTGTTCCTGCCGGCGTCGTTAACCTCGTCACCGGCTCCGGACGGTTGGGCGATGCGCTGGTGAAGCACCCGGGAGTGGACAAGGTGGCCTTCACGGGTTCGACGCCGGTTGGCCGGAAGATCGCGGCGGCCTGCGGCGAGCTGTTGCGTCCCGTGACCCTGGAGCTCGGCGGGAAGTCCAGTGCGATCGTGCTGCCGGACGCCGATCTTGAGGAAATGTCCAAAGTCCTGATCCGCTCCTCCATGCGCAACACGGGGCAGACCTGCTACATCTCGACCCGGATCCTGGCGCCGGCCAGCCGGTATGAGGAGGTGGTGGCCATGGTCACCAGCACCATCGCGGCCGGAAAGCAGGGCGACCCGCTGGATCCGGACACGGTCTTCGGGCCGTGCGCCACGGAATCCCAGTACCGGACCGTGCTGGAATTCGTGGAGTCGGGCCTGGCCGAGGGCGCCCGAGCCACCACCGGCGGTCGCCGCGCGGCACTGGGCGGCGGGCTGGAAGGCGGCTACTTCGTGGAACCCACAGTGTTTGCCGACGTTACGCCGGACATGCGGATCTCCCGGGAGGAGATATTCGGTCCGGTGATTTGCATCCTCAAATACAACGACGCAGGTGGCAGTGTTGATGAGGCGGTTGCGCTGGCGAACAACACGGAATTCGGCCTCGGCGGGCTGGTGTTCGGCCGTGATCAGGAGGCAGCGCTGGCCGTGGCGGACCGGATGGACACCGGCTCGGTGGGCATCAACTTCTTCGCTTCCAACCATGCGGCTCCTTTCGGCGGCCGGCACGATTCCGGGCTGGGCACCGAGTACGGGGTCGAGGGCCTCACCGCCTACTTGAGCTACAAGTCGATCCACCGGAAGGCCTAG
- a CDS encoding zinc-dependent alcohol dehydrogenase: MRALTWQGKRSVSVETVPDPVIQEPTDAIVKVTSSAICGSDLHLYEVLGPYMKAGDILGHEPMGIVQEVGSGVRNLKPGDRVVIPFNISCGHCWMCKRGLQSQCETTQVHSHNSGASLFGFSELYGSVPGGQAEFLRVPHADYGPVKVGHELPDERYLYLSDILPTAWQGVHYADVPDGGTLAVFGLGPVGQFASRIGRHLGHRVIAVEPVPERRRMAERHGVETVDFTKDIGDQLRDMTDGRGPDAIVDAVGMEAHGSPVGAFAQNAVGLLPDALARKVMETAGIDRMSVLHTALDSVRRGGTVSLSGVYGGTASPMPLMSMFDKQIQLRMGQCNVRRWTDELLPFVEDPADPFGVMDLKTHEVALDDAAGAYEIFQKKEDGCIKVVLKP, encoded by the coding sequence ATGAGGGCGCTTACGTGGCAGGGAAAAAGGTCAGTCAGTGTGGAGACGGTTCCGGATCCGGTGATCCAGGAGCCGACGGACGCCATCGTCAAAGTCACGTCATCGGCGATTTGCGGCTCTGACCTTCACCTGTACGAGGTCCTGGGTCCGTATATGAAGGCCGGCGATATCCTCGGCCACGAACCCATGGGGATCGTTCAGGAGGTCGGCTCCGGCGTCCGGAACCTCAAGCCGGGCGACAGGGTTGTGATCCCTTTCAACATTTCGTGCGGTCATTGCTGGATGTGCAAACGGGGTCTGCAGTCCCAGTGCGAAACCACCCAGGTCCACTCCCACAACAGCGGTGCGAGCCTGTTCGGGTTCTCCGAGCTGTACGGCTCGGTCCCCGGCGGGCAGGCCGAGTTCCTGCGGGTTCCGCACGCGGATTATGGGCCGGTGAAGGTCGGGCATGAGCTTCCCGACGAGCGGTACCTCTACCTTTCCGACATCCTGCCCACGGCTTGGCAGGGGGTCCACTACGCTGACGTTCCCGACGGCGGGACACTCGCCGTCTTTGGTCTTGGCCCGGTGGGGCAGTTCGCCAGCCGGATCGGCCGGCACTTGGGCCACCGGGTCATCGCCGTCGAGCCGGTTCCGGAACGCCGCCGGATGGCCGAGCGGCACGGCGTGGAGACCGTTGATTTTACGAAAGACATTGGGGACCAGCTCCGCGACATGACCGATGGCAGGGGCCCCGACGCGATCGTCGACGCCGTCGGGATGGAAGCGCATGGTTCGCCGGTTGGCGCCTTTGCGCAGAACGCCGTGGGGCTCCTGCCCGATGCGCTGGCCAGGAAGGTGATGGAGACTGCCGGTATCGACCGGATGTCGGTCCTCCATACAGCTTTGGATTCCGTGCGCAGGGGAGGGACCGTCTCGCTCAGTGGAGTATACGGCGGCACCGCAAGCCCCATGCCATTGATGAGCATGTTCGACAAGCAGATCCAACTCCGGATGGGCCAGTGCAACGTCCGGCGCTGGACGGACGAGCTGCTTCCGTTTGTTGAGGATCCGGCAGACCCGTTCGGCGTTATGGACCTCAAAACCCACGAAGTCGCCCTCGACGACGCCGCCGGGGCCTACGAGATCTTCCAGAAAAAGGAAGACGGCTGCATCAAGGTTGTGCTGAAGCCCTAG
- a CDS encoding MFS transporter, which translates to MHTKELPEGLKPVQANRPARSAPTTQPGLDNKRLQRRVVFILAGGQILGGIGMGATLSLGSLLAAQLSGSNAWSGMAATMSTLGAAFAAVPLARLAQARGRRISLSTGALVAGAGAVTAITSAALGVFALLLLGLMLLGSGSAVNLQARFAATDLSRPGSRGRDLSIVVWSTTIGAVLGPNLFGPGETVGGALGLPPLTGAFAFSVAAQLLAAGVYATGLRPDPLLTAMAARVPDLEAPQPKSGLRILRSSPRARYAVAAVALSHATMVALMSMTPVHLRDHGASLTVVGLTISLHIAGMYALSPVFGWLSDKVGRLPTILLGQGMLLVSLVLAGVAPDSSAAVTASLILLGLGWSASLVAGSALVAESAHVQDRPAIQGVSDLSMNAAGATGGALAGPVLAAVGYSGLGFLSITMVATVIIWTARQPRRPGKIQEQP; encoded by the coding sequence ATGCACACGAAGGAACTGCCGGAAGGCTTGAAGCCAGTCCAGGCCAACCGCCCGGCGCGAAGCGCCCCCACGACCCAACCCGGCCTGGATAATAAGCGCCTCCAGCGCCGCGTGGTCTTCATCCTCGCCGGCGGCCAGATCCTCGGCGGCATCGGCATGGGAGCAACACTGTCCCTCGGTTCCCTGCTGGCAGCGCAGCTCTCCGGGTCCAACGCGTGGTCCGGCATGGCCGCCACAATGAGTACCCTCGGCGCCGCCTTCGCCGCCGTCCCCCTCGCCCGGCTGGCCCAGGCCCGCGGCCGGCGGATCTCGCTGTCCACCGGCGCCCTGGTTGCCGGCGCCGGCGCCGTCACGGCAATCACCTCCGCCGCGCTGGGCGTCTTCGCGTTGCTGCTGCTGGGCCTCATGCTCCTCGGCTCGGGCTCCGCAGTGAATCTGCAGGCTCGTTTCGCCGCGACCGACCTGTCCCGCCCCGGCTCCCGGGGCCGGGACCTCTCGATTGTGGTGTGGTCCACCACGATCGGCGCCGTCCTGGGCCCGAATCTGTTCGGCCCCGGTGAGACCGTCGGAGGAGCCCTTGGCCTGCCCCCGTTGACGGGCGCTTTCGCCTTCTCCGTGGCCGCGCAACTGTTGGCCGCCGGCGTCTATGCGACAGGCCTGCGGCCGGACCCGCTCCTCACCGCGATGGCCGCCCGAGTGCCCGATCTCGAGGCACCCCAGCCCAAAAGCGGTCTGCGGATTCTGCGCAGCAGCCCCCGGGCCCGGTACGCAGTGGCCGCCGTCGCCCTCAGCCACGCCACTATGGTGGCGCTTATGTCAATGACGCCCGTGCACCTGCGCGACCACGGGGCAAGCCTGACGGTGGTCGGCCTGACGATCAGCCTGCACATCGCCGGCATGTACGCCCTGTCACCTGTTTTCGGCTGGCTGTCGGACAAAGTCGGGCGACTGCCGACCATCCTGCTGGGCCAGGGCATGCTGCTGGTGTCGCTGGTGCTGGCCGGAGTTGCGCCGGATTCCAGCGCTGCCGTGACAGCGAGCTTAATCCTGCTGGGGCTGGGTTGGTCTGCCTCCCTGGTTGCCGGGTCTGCTTTGGTGGCCGAGTCAGCCCATGTGCAGGACCGGCCCGCGATCCAGGGCGTTTCCGACTTGAGCATGAACGCAGCCGGAGCGACCGGCGGCGCGCTGGCCGGTCCGGTACTTGCCGCAGTCGGGTATTCCGGGCTCGGGTTCCTCTCCATCACCATGGTGGCCACCGTGATCATCTGGACCGCCCGGCAGCCACGACGTCCCGGCAAAATCCAGGAGCAGCCATGA
- a CDS encoding LacI family DNA-binding transcriptional regulator: MAAAAGVSPTTVSYVLTGRTGSSTRISQPTRDRVRAAVRDLGYVPNRAARGMRRGRTDVVAVAITDLEDSWDRGLAAAAVRLLPGHGYQPVILVGESWRQFMLSGGADGVILGSKPANRSIGDVATMKELTARGVAQLVFSDSAQADGVDALAPGAPAAGGPAERAVTTLLARLPE; the protein is encoded by the coding sequence GTGGCGGCGGCCGCAGGAGTTTCCCCTACCACCGTCTCCTACGTGCTGACCGGCCGCACCGGCAGCAGCACCCGGATCAGCCAGCCCACCCGGGACCGCGTCCGTGCCGCAGTCCGAGACCTGGGCTACGTGCCCAACCGGGCAGCCCGAGGGATGCGGCGCGGACGCACCGACGTGGTGGCCGTCGCCATCACCGACCTCGAGGATTCCTGGGACCGTGGGCTCGCCGCGGCGGCCGTTCGGCTCCTGCCCGGGCACGGCTACCAGCCGGTGATCCTCGTGGGCGAGAGCTGGCGGCAGTTTATGCTCTCCGGTGGCGCCGACGGCGTTATCCTCGGCTCCAAGCCGGCGAACCGCAGCATCGGCGACGTTGCGACGATGAAGGAGCTCACTGCCCGCGGTGTCGCCCAACTGGTCTTCTCCGACTCGGCGCAGGCGGATGGTGTCGACGCTCTGGCGCCGGGGGCACCGGCGGCGGGTGGCCCCGCCGAGCGCGCTGTCACGACCCTGCTTGCGCGGCTGCCGGAATAG
- a CDS encoding bile acid:sodium symporter family protein, with the protein MLEATKNPQSAQEPSADAVPINPALAVEARIARIAVTVFPLLVLIAGVAGYLFPGALKPLSPSVPYLLGIIMFCMGLTLTPPDFASVAKRPWAVVLGIVAHYLIMPGAGWLIAVALNLSPELAVGLILVGCAPSGTASNVMAFLAKGDVALSVAVASVSTLIAPIVTPLLVLFLAGSYLQIDAGGMVLDIVKTVLLPVIAGLLARFFLKKLVARVLPALPWASAVVISLIVAIVVAGSAGKIVAAGGIVFLAVVLHNGFGLGLGYLAGKLGRLDDKARRALAFEVGMQNSGLAATLATAHFSPLTALPSAVFSVWHNVSGAIVAAWLARRPLRDA; encoded by the coding sequence ATGCTTGAGGCAACGAAAAACCCGCAGTCCGCCCAGGAGCCCAGCGCTGACGCGGTCCCGATCAACCCCGCCCTCGCCGTTGAGGCCAGGATTGCTCGCATCGCGGTGACCGTATTCCCGCTGCTGGTCCTCATCGCCGGAGTCGCCGGCTACCTGTTCCCGGGCGCCCTCAAACCCCTGAGCCCCAGCGTCCCGTACCTGCTGGGAATCATCATGTTCTGCATGGGCCTGACCCTGACCCCGCCCGACTTCGCGTCGGTCGCCAAACGCCCCTGGGCCGTGGTCCTCGGGATCGTGGCGCACTACCTCATCATGCCCGGCGCGGGCTGGCTGATCGCCGTCGCCCTGAATCTGTCGCCGGAACTGGCTGTGGGTCTGATCCTCGTCGGCTGCGCACCCTCGGGCACGGCGTCCAACGTCATGGCATTCCTGGCCAAGGGCGACGTAGCCCTCTCGGTCGCCGTCGCCTCCGTGTCCACCCTGATCGCCCCGATCGTGACGCCGCTGCTGGTGCTGTTCCTGGCCGGTTCCTACCTGCAGATCGACGCCGGCGGCATGGTTCTGGACATCGTCAAGACCGTCCTCCTGCCGGTGATCGCCGGCCTGCTGGCCCGCTTTTTCCTCAAGAAGCTCGTGGCCCGGGTGCTCCCGGCCCTTCCCTGGGCCTCCGCCGTCGTGATTTCACTGATCGTGGCGATTGTGGTCGCCGGCAGCGCCGGCAAGATCGTCGCCGCCGGCGGAATTGTGTTCCTGGCCGTGGTGCTGCACAACGGCTTCGGCCTGGGCCTGGGGTACCTGGCCGGCAAGCTGGGGCGTCTGGATGACAAGGCCCGCCGTGCGCTGGCCTTCGAAGTCGGTATGCAGAACTCCGGCCTGGCCGCCACCCTGGCCACGGCGCACTTCAGCCCGCTGACCGCCCTGCCGTCAGCCGTCTTCTCGGTCTGGCACAACGTCTCCGGCGCCATCGTCGCGGCCTGGCTGGCACGCCGACCGCTGCGGGACGCCTAA
- a CDS encoding MerR family transcriptional regulator — MSAKTSTMHIGELAERTGLSLRTIRHYDEVGLLPASARTDGGFRVYSEDDFERLAVIKQMKPLGFSLEEMSEILGLLAGGPDAPGSTDRLVEILGRATHQRAKMARSLAQADDFIAMLGSRTA, encoded by the coding sequence ATGAGCGCTAAGACCAGCACCATGCACATCGGTGAACTGGCCGAACGCACCGGGCTGTCCCTGCGGACGATCCGCCATTATGACGAGGTTGGACTCCTGCCCGCCAGCGCGCGCACCGACGGCGGCTTCCGGGTGTACTCGGAGGATGATTTCGAACGGCTTGCTGTTATCAAGCAGATGAAGCCGCTGGGGTTCTCGCTGGAGGAAATGTCCGAGATCCTGGGCCTGCTCGCGGGTGGACCGGACGCGCCGGGGTCCACTGACCGGCTCGTGGAAATCCTGGGGCGGGCGACGCATCAGCGCGCCAAGATGGCCCGCAGCCTCGCACAAGCGGATGACTTCATCGCCATGCTTGGCAGCCGCACCGCCTAA
- a CDS encoding SulP family inorganic anion transporter, whose product MAVKPAMNAPAFTPEQLQSVRGTLMSPRRLKTEVLAGLVVALALIPEAIAFSIIAGVDPRIGLFASFTMAVTIAFVGGRPAMISAATGAIALVIAPLVKSHGVDYFVAAVILAGIFQVILGLSGVAKLMRFIPRSVMVGFVNALAILIFMSQVPELLDVPWLVYPLVALGLVIVFGLPKLTKAVPAPLVAIVVLTLITVFAAVAVPTVGDKGELPSSLPTLFIPNVPLSLETLQVIFPFALAMAFVGLLESLMTAKLVDDVTDTRSHKTREAWGQGVANIVTGFFGGMGGCAMIGQTMINVKASGARTRISTFLAGVFLLILVVVLGGIVSIIPMAALVAVMIFVSVATFDWHSIRPRTVKMMPKSETAVMVATVIVTVATHNLAIGVGVGVLVAMVMFARRVAHFVTVERSLVNIDGHETAKYVVDGELFFASSNDLYTQFDYALDPGHVLIDMHASHLWDASTIAALDAITEKYHHHGTDVKIIGLNDASALMRERLGGKLGAGH is encoded by the coding sequence ATGGCCGTCAAACCAGCCATGAATGCCCCGGCATTCACGCCCGAGCAGTTGCAATCCGTCCGGGGGACCCTAATGTCCCCCCGCCGGCTCAAGACCGAGGTGCTGGCCGGACTCGTTGTCGCGCTGGCCCTGATCCCGGAAGCCATCGCCTTCTCGATCATCGCCGGCGTTGATCCGCGGATCGGCTTGTTCGCCTCCTTCACCATGGCCGTGACCATCGCTTTCGTCGGCGGCCGCCCCGCGATGATCTCCGCGGCCACCGGTGCGATCGCCCTGGTCATCGCCCCGCTGGTGAAATCCCACGGAGTGGACTACTTCGTCGCCGCCGTGATCCTCGCCGGCATCTTCCAGGTCATTCTCGGGCTCTCCGGGGTGGCGAAGCTCATGCGGTTCATCCCCCGCTCGGTTATGGTCGGGTTCGTCAACGCCTTGGCCATCTTGATCTTTATGTCCCAGGTTCCCGAACTCCTCGATGTCCCGTGGCTCGTTTACCCGCTCGTTGCTTTGGGCCTGGTCATTGTCTTCGGCCTGCCGAAGCTGACCAAAGCCGTTCCGGCACCACTGGTCGCCATCGTAGTTCTAACCCTCATCACCGTGTTCGCAGCCGTCGCGGTCCCCACCGTGGGCGACAAGGGGGAATTGCCCAGCTCACTGCCGACACTGTTCATTCCCAACGTGCCGTTGAGCCTCGAGACCCTGCAGGTTATCTTCCCCTTCGCCCTCGCCATGGCCTTCGTCGGACTCCTCGAATCCCTGATGACCGCGAAGCTGGTCGACGACGTCACAGACACCCGCTCCCATAAGACCCGCGAAGCCTGGGGCCAGGGGGTGGCCAACATCGTCACCGGGTTCTTCGGCGGCATGGGCGGCTGCGCAATGATCGGCCAGACCATGATCAACGTGAAGGCCTCCGGCGCCCGGACAAGGATCTCGACCTTCCTCGCCGGTGTCTTCCTGCTGATCCTTGTTGTGGTCCTGGGCGGCATCGTCTCCATCATCCCGATGGCCGCGCTGGTCGCGGTGATGATCTTCGTTTCCGTCGCCACCTTCGACTGGCACAGCATTCGGCCCCGGACCGTGAAAATGATGCCCAAGAGCGAAACCGCAGTTATGGTCGCTACCGTCATCGTCACCGTCGCAACCCATAATCTGGCGATCGGCGTCGGCGTCGGCGTTCTTGTCGCCATGGTGATGTTCGCCCGCCGGGTTGCCCACTTTGTCACGGTTGAACGGTCCCTCGTGAACATCGACGGCCACGAAACCGCCAAATACGTTGTGGACGGCGAACTGTTCTTCGCGTCCTCCAACGACCTCTACACCCAGTTCGACTACGCCCTGGATCCCGGGCACGTCCTGATCGACATGCACGCCTCCCACCTTTGGGACGCCTCGACGATCGCCGCCCTGGACGCCATCACCGAGAAGTATCACCACCACGGTACGGACGTGAAGATCATCGGCCTCAACGACGCCAGCGCCCTCATGCGCGAACGCCTCGGCGGCAAGCTCGGCGCCGGTCACTAG